The following are encoded in a window of Psilocybe cubensis strain MGC-MH-2018 chromosome 4, whole genome shotgun sequence genomic DNA:
- a CDS encoding Dolichyl-phosphate-mannose--protein mannosyltransferase 1, whose amino-acid sequence MSGNFRARRPASPPPGVVYSSNTSQRFPHPRDEHLDADARRAAASKGYAPGRKNYPTGGLNITSGEWKLLFVIVIVACAVRLFRLSKPNSVVFDEVHFGKFASRYIKTRYFVDVHPPLAKLLITLAAFVFGYNGDFDFKDIGKIYEHVPYVAMRMVPATLGVATVPLAYLTLRALDCRATTALLASIFITFENGMVTQSRHILLDSPLIFFTALTIFFWCGFCNEDKHAEPFSPSWWTWLTLTGLALGAVVSSKWVGLFTIATVGVSTMFQLWNLLGDLRVPPRLFMRHFIARAVCLILVPIVFYMAMFQIHFLILENSGEGDGFMSSEFQHTLGGRGMADTFADVAFGSTVTIRHVNTQGGYLHSHPHNYPGGSKQQQITLYPHRDSNNDWRLLNATIDGDKEFDWQSSPLEYITPGTRIKLRHLATEKHLHSHDIRPPVSDVDFQNEVSAYGMPGFVGDANDDWYVEIDHGDKRDKESYKRLRTLRTTFRLRHALTGCYLFSHKVKLPEWGFEQQEVTCNKNAVRANSLWFIETATHPLLPSTATKVNYQLPGFFAKFWELQQVMWTTNAGLTDRHTYDSRPESWPTLRRGINFWVKDHRQIYLIGNPMVWYLSTLSIAAYVAIRGILILRAKRGFRDFDNTKVVKYDTLCGFLFVGWGLHYFPFFLMGRQLFLHHYFPALYFAILLSCSVFDLVTSTLRPRVRLQIAAVLMVLAIWNFQHMSPLAYGSPWTKEKCKQAKWLKTWDFACNDFYDNYSQYESFGVATPQKSVTPAFTTIDGDGRGPVVVPNPQNPGHPPPNPETSVIADKPEPGRDIFAGEPVKDVKSDGVYVAAHHQPEQKIAKEISSVRITTTAEAKADSDSSSHEAAAGAAAPEPVLDAEAEAKKAAAELFPEAA is encoded by the exons ATGTCTGGTAACTTCAGAGCCAGACGCCCTGCTTCACCACCGCCTGGGGTGGTGTACTCATCAAATACCTCGCAGAGGTTTCCACATCCGCGGGATGAGCATCTGGATGCAGACGCGCGACGAGCTGCGGCGTCCAAGGGGTATGCGCCAGGGcggaagaactatcctacAGGAGGTCTAAACATCACGTCGGGCGAGTGGAAGCTGCTTTTTGTAATTGTGATAGTAGCATGCGCGGTACGGTTGTTTAGGCTGTCGAAGCCTAATAGTGTTGT GTTCGACGAAGTGCATTTCGGGAAATTCGCATCGAGATACATCAAGACACGCTACTTTGTCGACGTACACCCCCCTCTTGCTAAACTACTAATCACCCTCGCTGCATTCGTGTTTGGATATAACGGAGACTTTGACTTTAAAGATATTGGAAA AATCTATGAACATGTACCATACGTAGCCATGCGAATGGTGCCCGCAACCCTGGGTGTTGCGACGGTACCACTGGCCTATCTTACTCTGCGCGCGCTAGACTGCCGCGCCACAACCGCTCTTTTAGCTTCTATCTTCATTACCTTCGAAAATGGCATGGTCACACAGTCCCGGCATATTCTGCTCGACTCGCCactcatcttcttcactgCACTCACCATTTTCTTCTGGTGCGGGTTCTGTAACGAGGACAAACATGCTGAACCCTTTTCCCCATCATGGTGGACGTGGCTTACGTTGACGGGTCTGGCCCTCGGCGCTGTGGTTAGCAGCAAGTGGGTAGGCCTGTTTACGATTGCTACTGTCGGTGTGAGCACAATGTTCCAGCTGTGGAACCTACTTGGTGACCTGCGCGTTCCTCCCCGCCTCTTCATGCGCCACTTCATCGCACGGGCCGTCTGCCTGATCCTCGTACCTATTGTGTTCTACATGGCCATGTTCCAAATTCACTTCCTCATTCTCGAAAATTCTGGAGAGGGTGATGGTTTCATGAGCTCTGAATTCCAGCATACACTTGGAGGACGCGGGATGGCTGACACGTTTGCGG ATGTCGCGTTCGGCTCTACTGTGACGATCCGCCACGTAAATACACAAGGTGGATATCTGCACTCGCACCCCCACAACTACCCTGGCGGTAGTAAAC AGCAACAAATCACTCTTTACCCTCACCGAGATTCGAACAACGACTGGCGTCTCTTGAATGCAACTATCGATGGAGACAAGGAATTTGATTGGCAATCTTCGCCACTCGAATACATCACCCCAGGGACACGCATCAAGCTGCGTCACCTTGCCACTGAAAAGCACCTGCACTCGCACGACATCCGCCCTCCCGTCTCCGACGTCGACTTCCAGAATGAGGTCTCAGCATACGGCATGCCTGGCTTTGTCGGCGATGCCAACGATGACTGGTATGTGGAAATCGATCACGGTGATAAGCGCGACAAGGAGTCGTACAAGCGTCTGAGGACGCTCAGGACGACATTCAGACTGAGGCACGCGCTCACGGGTTGTTACCTCTTCTCTCACAAGGTTAAACTACCAGAATGGGGCTTTGAGCAGCAAGAGGTCACTTGTAACAAGAATGCTGTTCGCGCAAATTCGCTGTGGTTCATTGAGACCGCTACTCATCCTCTTT TGCCTTCCACGGCCACTAAAGTGAACTATCAACTGCCTGGGTTCTTTGCCAAATTCTGGGAGCTTCAACAAGTCATGTGGACCACAAACGCTGGATTGACCGACCGCCACACATATGACTCCCGACCTGAATCATGGCCAACTTTGCGCCGCGGTATT AATTTCTGGGTCAAGGACCATCGACAAATCTACTTGATCGGAAACCCAATGGTCTGGTATTTAAGTACCCTCTCTATCGCTGCCTACGTTGCGATCCGCGGTATCCTTATCCTTCGCGCTAAGCGAGGATTCAGGGACTTTGACAATA CCAAAGTTGTCAAGTATGACACCCTCTGCGGCTTCCTGTTCGTGGGGTGGGGTCTTCACTacttccccttcttcctaATGGGCCGTCAGCTCTTCTTGCACCATTACTTCCCTGCCCTCTACTTCGCTATCTTGCTTTCATGCAGTGTTTTCGATCTCGTGACGTCGACGCTTAGGCCACGCGTGCGCTTGCAAATCGCGGCAGTTCTGATGGTCTTGGCGATCTGGAATTTCCAGCATATGAGCCCCCTGGCGTACGGAAGTCCCTGGACGAAGGAGAAGTGCAAGCAGGCGAAATGGTTAAAGACCTGGGACTTTGCTTG CAATGACTTCTATGATAACTACTCTCAATATGAATCCTTTGGTGTAGCTACGCCGCAGAAGTCTGTCACTCCAGCGTTCACAACTATCGACGGAGATGGTCGCGGTCCCGTCGTCGTTCCCAACCCACAAAATCCCGGACACCCTCCGCCTAACCCCGAGACATCGGTCATTGCCGACAAGCCTGAGCCTGGTCGCGACATTTTTGCGGGCGAGCCCGTCAAGGACGTCAAGAGTGATGGCGTGTACGTTGCTGCCCACCACCAACCAGAACAGAAAATCGCAAAGGAGATTAGCTCTGTCAGGATCACAACTACTGCTGAGGCGAAGGCTGATTCGGATTCGTCCTCTCATGAAGCCGCCGCTGGTGCCGCTGCCCCAGAACCCGTTCTAGACGCAGAGGCCGAGGCGAAGAAAGCTGCTGCTGAGCTCTTTCCTGAAGCAGCATAA